The Sander vitreus isolate 19-12246 chromosome 5, sanVit1, whole genome shotgun sequence genome includes a region encoding these proteins:
- the rasl10a gene encoding ras-like protein family member 10A: MVETLSIAVIGAPGVGKTSIIRQFIYNDFSEVYTPTRTRYVYRPSVILNGNMYDLKILDVPPISSFPSSSSQEWLDLRCRGVRNANAYILVYDICCVESFEYVKMIRQQIVEHRYGSSSEVPILVVGNKRDLQRQRFMPRRAVSVLVKKTWKCGYVECSAKFNWHIILLFKELLGIAVARGMRQNHTSIRLQGALQRNRCTIM, encoded by the exons ATGGTGGAGACGCTGAGTATCGCAGTCATCGGTGCTCCCGGAGTGGGGAAAACTTCTATAATCCGCCAGTTCATCTATAACGATTTCTCGGAGGTGTACACACCGACCAGGACCAGATATGTGTACAGACCCTCCGTCATCCTCAACGGGAACATGTATGACCTGAAGATTTTGGACGTCCCGCCAATCTCCTCCTTTCCATCCAGCTCCAGTCAG GAGTGGCTGGATTTGCGCTGCAGAGGTGTGCGCAATGCCAACGCCTACATCCTGGTGTACGACATCTGCTGCGTGGAGAGCTTTGAATACGTCAAGATGATCAGACAGCAGATAGTGGAGCACAGGTATG GCAGCAGTAGTGAGGTGCCGATCCTGGTGGTGGGCAACAAGAGAGATCTGCAGCGGCAGCGCTTCATGCCTCGCAGGGCGGTGTCAGTCCTGGTGAAGAAGACCTGGAAGTGCGGTTATGTGGAGTGCTCTGCCAAGTTTAACTGGCACATAATCCTGCTCTTCAAAGAGCTGCTGGGCATCGCAGTGGCACGGGGCATGCGCCAGAACCACACCTCCATCCGTCTGCAGGGGGCGCTACAGAGGAACCGCTGCACCATCATGTGA